aattttaattttataaagtgctcaccttttgattcatgatattaaacttaattttaatttgtttttttcttaagataattatgtcaggtgCTTCAGAATCAAATGTTTCTTCCCAAACATCTCGAGGAACCAAAAagaaatgggttccagaagaagatgcagcgTTGGTTTCCTGTATggtggacttgcacaatgttggaaccttTAATGCTGATACAGGGTTTAAATCCAGTTATttaaacgagttggaaaaaatgttagaaaaggctttacccaatgcaatgttgaaggctaGGCCTAATATGGAATCGAGGATTAGGGTATTGAAAAGGGATTGGTCAATCgtgtatgacatgcttaatggccaaaacaatagcggttttggttgggatgagcataggcagctcgttgttgtTGAAGATGCAGTTTGGAACTCTTATTtaaatgtaagaattatttcaagtctttattatcttatttattctcaacttataactaatatgatttcctcatttttataGAGTCATAAAGAAGCCGGTCAATTTAGACATCGTAGTTTTTCTTACTACGACCAACTTACTGCCATCTACGCACGAGATCGAGCGACTGGtaaagatgctcaaacagccCCTGAtgttattgaagaaataaatgctcAGGGTGTACCTActacagatatgaatgaagaaagaaacgaaTTCTATAACTGCGAAACTGATGTCTCTTTGGATGACGTGGATGTTTCCGCTACGGAGCCGCGACCAGATAGaaaccaagggggttcctcatcttcaaagaagaaaaagaagaattctAATGCAAGTGAtaatatttcttcttcatttaatGAGACTGCCACTTTATTGGCGGAAAACATGTGGGCCATTGGCgaacaaatcagtaggagtattgcctccgatgtgGTAGTTTAATAGAAGTCAGAAGAATTCTAGATCATTCAAGAAAAAGCTACAAATTTATATCCAACCTTATGTGAAATAGAAGGTTTATCTGTGGATGAGCGGTATcgagctttgagtaaaattccagatcatccaactcaaatgctcgttttctttagtttaccttctgatgTGCGGTTgaaatgggtcagaagatttcttgctgaccattaaaaataatggttctattgatgatattttcgtaactttttctgtttgtaatatttgggatGGTATGTCACtacaatgttcaaactttttgatgttgtaaaactgtataacatatggattatgatgtagaatttcattttaatctaaccttttgttaatatatgaaaattatgtttatacaaaatataatcctcaagttatttattactgctaataattttttattgtagaataactaaattatttgtttcactaatgatattttagcacattaaatatgtattgcagtttaaaaataata
The sequence above is a segment of the Gossypium raimondii isolate GPD5lz chromosome 4, ASM2569854v1, whole genome shotgun sequence genome. Coding sequences within it:
- the LOC105763485 gene encoding uncharacterized protein At2g29880-like; the encoded protein is MSGASESNVSSQTSRGTKKKWVPEEDAALVSCMVDLHNVGTFNADTGFKSSYLNELEKMLEKALPNAMLKARPNMESRIRVLKRDWSIVYDMLNGQNNSGFGWDEHRQLVVVEDAVWNSYLNSHKEAGQFRHRSFSYYDQLTAIYARDRATGKDAQTAPDVIEEINAQGVPTTDMNEERNEFYNCETDVSLDDVDVSATEPRPDRNQGGSSSSKKKKKNSNASDNISSSFNETATLLAENMWAIGEQISRSIASDVVV